A genomic stretch from Hymenobacter psoromatis includes:
- a CDS encoding ferredoxin, translating to MTDIRIYVEEAPGQRREIEGPTDMGLSLMELLKASDYPIQATCGGMALCATCHVEVLAGPPLPEPSEDEWAMLDTLPVLHETSRLSCQIRLAPNLDGLVVRIADPA from the coding sequence ATGACTGATATCCGCATCTACGTGGAAGAAGCGCCCGGCCAGCGGCGCGAAATCGAAGGCCCGACCGACATGGGCCTGAGCCTGATGGAGCTGCTCAAGGCCAGCGACTACCCCATTCAGGCTACCTGCGGCGGCATGGCGCTGTGCGCCACCTGCCACGTGGAGGTGCTGGCTGGCCCGCCCCTGCCCGAACCCAGCGAAGACGAGTGGGCCATGCTCGACACGCTGCCCGTGCTGCACGAAACCAGCCGCCTGAGCTGCCAGATTCGCCTCGCCCCCAACCTCGATGGCTTGGTGGTGCGCATCGCCGACCCGGCGTAG
- the secA gene encoding preprotein translocase subunit SecA (functions in protein export; can interact with acidic membrane phospholipids and the SecYEG protein complex; binds to preproteins; binds to ATP and undergoes a conformational change to promote membrane insertion of SecA/bound preprotein; ATP hydrolysis appears to drive release of the preprotein from SecA and deinsertion of SecA from the membrane; additional proteins SecD/F/YajC aid SecA recycling; exists in an equilibrium between monomers and dimers; may possibly form higher order oligomers; in some organisms, there are paralogous proteins that have been found to be nonessential but do function in secretion of a subset of exported proteins), giving the protein MLDFLGKTVAKLFGSKAEKDLKDVVPYVALINAEYAKLADLTDDQLRHRTQEVRQQLDGKLADLDARIAGLHAQIDDQPQLDVSKKEQIFEQLDTLEKQRNKDLEVALTEVLPQTFAIVKETARRYAQNGQLTVTATDMDRDIARTKQNVTIVGDQAIWSNKWLAAGAEITWDMVHYDVQLIGGVVLHQGKIAEMATGEGKTLVSTLPAFLNALGGRGVHLVTVNDYLAKRDSEWNAPLFEFHGLTVDCIDRHQPNTDARRNAYLADVTYGTNNEFGFDYLRDNMARDPSELVQRKHHYAMVDEVDSVLIDDARTPLIISGPVPRGDVHEFLQLKPRIQRLVDEQKKLVQSYLVYARKAIAEGKTGPEEGGKNGDGGLALFRAARGLPKSKPLIKFLSESGMRVILQQTENHYLQDNSRQMPEADKPLFFTIDEKNNQIELTEKGIDLITAQGEDPHLFIMPDIGVEIANIEKAEALTAEEKLQQKEQLMSDYQEKSERVHTVNQLLKAYTLFEKDDQYILSQEGKVMIVDEQTGRVMEGRRYSDGLHQAIEAKEGVRIEDATQTYATVTLQNFFRMYHKLAGMTGTAETEAGELWEIYKLDVVVIPTNRVISRKDDHDKVYRTVREKYNAVAEEIQALVTAGRPVLVGTTSVEISELVSRMLKLRGIKHQVLNAKQNQREAEIVAGAGYPGTVTIATNMAGRGTDIKLRETSKDSGGLAIIGTERHESRRVDRQLRGRAGRQGDPGSSQFFVSLEDNLMRLFGSERIAKLMDRMGMEEGEVIQHSMITSSIERAQKKVEENNFGTRKRLLEYDDVMNAQREVVYRRRRNALFGERLELDILNLIYDVSEDVAAGHKITNDFEDFKLSVIRDFGYDTHITAAEFSALSPERLTQKLYDEATGYYESKNEHIGQNALPMINDLLRQNTPYENIAIPFTDGHKHTQVVANLRKAQASNGLDIVRQMEKGAVLSTIDEAWTQHLRQMDDLKQVVQNAVYEQKDPLLVYKFEAFELFKRMLTKVNHGTGSFLFKADVPVATEAGFAEPDLFYEDDISEPLPKLKAEKAISDVSLGAGQEDLDQAAALGIAVAPPPRQEPARSQKVANRNDKVTVQYMDGRVVRDVKYKTVEEDLAAQRCVLVEEA; this is encoded by the coding sequence ATGTTAGATTTCCTCGGCAAAACCGTCGCCAAACTGTTTGGCTCCAAAGCAGAAAAGGACCTCAAGGACGTGGTGCCTTACGTGGCCCTCATCAATGCGGAATATGCCAAACTGGCTGACCTGACCGACGACCAGCTGCGCCACCGCACCCAGGAAGTGCGCCAGCAGCTCGACGGCAAGCTCGCAGACCTGGACGCGCGGATTGCGGGCCTGCACGCGCAGATTGACGACCAACCGCAGCTCGACGTCAGCAAAAAGGAGCAGATTTTTGAGCAGCTTGACACCCTCGAAAAGCAGCGCAACAAGGACCTGGAAGTGGCCCTCACCGAGGTGCTGCCCCAGACCTTTGCCATTGTGAAGGAAACCGCCCGCCGCTATGCCCAGAATGGCCAGCTGACGGTGACGGCCACCGACATGGACCGCGACATTGCCCGCACCAAGCAAAACGTGACCATTGTGGGCGACCAGGCTATCTGGAGCAATAAATGGCTGGCCGCCGGCGCCGAAATCACCTGGGACATGGTGCATTATGACGTGCAACTGATTGGCGGCGTGGTGCTGCACCAGGGCAAAATTGCCGAGATGGCCACCGGCGAAGGCAAGACGTTGGTTTCGACGCTGCCGGCCTTCCTCAACGCGCTGGGGGGTAGGGGCGTGCACCTCGTAACGGTGAACGACTACCTGGCCAAGCGCGACTCGGAGTGGAACGCGCCACTGTTTGAGTTTCACGGCCTCACCGTGGATTGCATCGACCGGCACCAGCCCAACACCGACGCCCGCCGCAACGCCTACCTGGCCGACGTGACCTACGGCACCAACAACGAATTTGGCTTTGATTACCTGCGTGATAACATGGCCCGCGACCCCTCGGAGCTGGTGCAGCGCAAGCACCACTATGCGATGGTGGACGAAGTGGACTCCGTGCTGATTGACGATGCGCGCACGCCGCTCATCATCTCGGGCCCGGTGCCCAGGGGCGACGTGCACGAGTTTTTGCAGCTCAAGCCGCGCATTCAGCGGCTGGTAGACGAGCAGAAAAAATTGGTGCAGTCTTACCTGGTATATGCCCGTAAGGCCATTGCCGAGGGCAAAACCGGCCCCGAGGAAGGCGGCAAGAACGGCGACGGCGGCCTCGCGCTGTTCCGCGCCGCCCGCGGCCTACCCAAGAGCAAGCCGCTCATCAAGTTCCTGAGCGAGTCGGGGATGCGCGTGATTTTGCAGCAGACTGAGAACCACTACCTGCAGGACAACTCACGGCAGATGCCGGAGGCGGATAAGCCGCTGTTTTTCACCATTGATGAGAAAAACAATCAGATTGAGCTAACCGAGAAAGGCATTGACCTGATAACGGCGCAGGGCGAGGACCCGCACCTGTTCATCATGCCCGACATTGGGGTAGAGATTGCTAACATCGAGAAGGCCGAGGCTTTGACTGCGGAGGAAAAGCTTCAGCAGAAAGAGCAGCTGATGAGCGACTACCAGGAGAAATCCGAGCGTGTTCATACTGTTAACCAGCTCCTGAAAGCCTACACGCTGTTTGAGAAAGACGACCAGTACATTCTGAGCCAGGAAGGCAAGGTGATGATTGTGGACGAGCAAACCGGCCGCGTAATGGAAGGCCGCCGCTACTCCGACGGCCTGCACCAGGCCATTGAGGCCAAGGAGGGCGTGCGCATCGAAGATGCGACGCAGACCTACGCCACGGTGACGTTGCAGAACTTCTTCCGCATGTATCACAAGCTGGCCGGCATGACCGGCACCGCCGAAACCGAAGCTGGCGAGCTGTGGGAAATCTATAAGCTGGACGTGGTAGTGATTCCGACCAACCGCGTGATTTCGCGCAAGGACGACCACGACAAAGTGTACCGCACGGTGCGCGAGAAGTACAACGCCGTGGCCGAGGAAATCCAAGCCCTCGTAACGGCCGGTCGGCCGGTGCTGGTGGGTACTACCTCTGTAGAAATCAGCGAGTTAGTAAGCAGGATGTTGAAGCTGCGCGGCATCAAGCACCAGGTACTGAACGCCAAGCAGAACCAGCGCGAGGCCGAAATTGTGGCCGGTGCCGGCTACCCCGGCACCGTGACCATCGCCACCAACATGGCGGGCAGGGGCACCGACATTAAGCTGCGCGAAACCTCGAAAGACTCGGGCGGCCTGGCCATCATCGGCACCGAGCGCCACGAAAGCCGCCGCGTTGACCGCCAGCTGCGGGGTAGGGCCGGCCGCCAGGGCGACCCCGGCTCCTCGCAGTTTTTCGTGAGCCTGGAAGACAACCTGATGCGCTTGTTTGGCTCGGAGCGCATTGCCAAGCTCATGGACCGCATGGGTATGGAAGAAGGCGAAGTGATTCAGCACTCGATGATTACCTCCTCGATTGAGCGCGCTCAGAAGAAGGTGGAAGAAAACAACTTCGGCACCCGCAAGCGCCTGCTGGAGTACGACGACGTGATGAACGCCCAGCGCGAGGTGGTGTATCGCCGCCGCCGCAACGCCCTCTTCGGTGAGCGCCTGGAGCTGGATATTCTCAACCTGATTTACGACGTGAGCGAGGACGTGGCGGCCGGTCACAAAATCACCAACGACTTCGAGGATTTCAAGCTGTCGGTTATCCGGGATTTCGGTTACGACACGCACATCACGGCCGCGGAATTCAGTGCCTTATCACCTGAGCGCCTCACCCAGAAGCTCTACGACGAGGCTACTGGCTACTACGAAAGCAAGAACGAGCACATCGGCCAGAACGCCCTGCCGATGATAAATGACCTGCTGCGCCAGAATACGCCCTACGAGAACATCGCCATCCCCTTCACCGATGGCCACAAGCATACCCAGGTGGTAGCCAACCTGCGCAAGGCTCAGGCCAGCAACGGGTTGGATATCGTGCGCCAGATGGAAAAAGGCGCGGTCCTCTCGACCATTGACGAAGCCTGGACCCAGCACCTGCGCCAGATGGACGACCTCAAGCAGGTGGTGCAAAACGCGGTGTATGAGCAAAAAGACCCGCTCCTGGTCTATAAATTCGAGGCCTTCGAGTTGTTTAAGCGCATGCTGACCAAGGTGAATCACGGCACAGGCAGCTTCCTCTTCAAAGCCGACGTGCCAGTAGCCACCGAGGCCGGCTTTGCCGAGCCCGATTTATTCTACGAAGATGATATATCTGAGCCGCTGCCCAAGCTCAAAGCCGAAAAGGCCATCTCGGACGTAAGTCTCGGCGCGGGCCAGGAAGACCTGGACCAGGCCGCCGCGCTAGGCATTGCTGTGGCCCCGCCGCCCCGCCAGGAGCCCGCCCGTTCGCAGAAAGTGGCCAACCGCAACGACAAGGTGACGGTGCAGTACATGGACGGCCGCGTGGTGCGCGACGTGAAATACAAAACCGTGGAAGAAGACCTCGCCGCCCAGCGCTGCGTGCTGGTAGAAGAGGCATAA
- a CDS encoding UDP-galactopyranose mutase — protein sequence MFDYLIVGAGFAGSVLAERLATRSNKKVLIIDKRSHIGGNAYDHYNEDGILIHKYGPHIFHTNSKDVFDYLGNFTDWRPYEHRVLASVDGQLVPMPINLDTINKLYGLNLTSFQVEEFFASVAEEVSVIKTSEDVVVSKVGRELYNKFFKNYTNKQWGLDPSQLDKSVTSRVPTRTNRDDRYFTDTYQAMPLHGYTRMFEKMLDHPNIKIMLNTDYHEIMDFIPFKEMIFTGPVDEYFDFKFGKLPYRSLEFKHDTLSEEKHLAAPVVNFPNEHPYTRITEFKALTGQSHPKTAIVYEYPQAEGDPYYPIPMPENAELYAKYKKIADETPNVHFVGRLATYKYYNMDQVVAQALTLYKRLTEKEEAAKPVRPAISGSTALVEKLVSRSPSKE from the coding sequence ATGTTTGACTACCTCATCGTCGGGGCCGGCTTTGCTGGCAGCGTGCTGGCCGAGCGGCTAGCCACCCGCAGCAACAAAAAAGTGCTCATCATTGATAAGCGCAGCCACATCGGGGGTAATGCCTATGACCATTATAATGAGGATGGTATCCTGATTCACAAGTACGGTCCGCACATTTTCCACACCAACTCGAAGGACGTATTCGACTATCTGGGCAACTTCACTGATTGGCGCCCCTACGAGCACCGCGTGCTCGCCTCCGTGGATGGCCAGCTGGTGCCGATGCCCATCAACCTCGACACGATTAATAAGCTCTACGGCCTGAACCTGACCAGCTTCCAGGTAGAGGAATTCTTCGCGTCGGTGGCTGAGGAAGTGTCGGTAATTAAAACGTCGGAAGACGTGGTGGTGAGCAAGGTGGGTAGGGAACTGTACAACAAGTTTTTCAAGAACTACACCAATAAGCAGTGGGGCCTCGACCCCTCGCAGCTGGACAAGTCGGTGACGAGCCGCGTGCCTACCCGCACCAACCGCGACGACCGGTATTTCACCGATACCTACCAGGCCATGCCGCTGCACGGCTACACCCGCATGTTTGAGAAGATGCTCGACCACCCGAACATCAAAATCATGCTCAACACTGACTACCACGAGATTATGGATTTCATTCCCTTCAAGGAAATGATTTTCACGGGTCCGGTAGATGAGTATTTCGACTTCAAGTTTGGCAAGCTGCCCTACCGTTCGCTGGAGTTCAAGCACGACACGCTGAGCGAGGAAAAGCACCTGGCCGCGCCGGTCGTAAACTTCCCCAACGAGCACCCCTACACCCGCATTACGGAGTTTAAGGCCCTCACCGGCCAGTCGCACCCCAAAACGGCCATTGTATATGAGTACCCGCAGGCTGAGGGCGACCCGTACTACCCCATTCCGATGCCGGAAAACGCCGAGTTGTATGCTAAGTACAAGAAGATAGCCGACGAAACGCCCAACGTGCATTTCGTGGGTCGCTTGGCTACTTACAAATATTACAACATGGACCAGGTAGTGGCCCAGGCCCTGACGCTCTATAAGCGCCTGACCGAGAAGGAGGAAGCTGCCAAGCCCGTCCGTCCCGCCATTTCGGGCAGCACGGCGCTGGTCGAGAAGCTGGTTAGCCGCTCGCCGTCTAAGGAATAA
- a CDS encoding N-acyl-L-amino acid amidohydrolase, protein MVQILKARAAALAPELSALRRHLHANPELSFREIETAAFVTEQLRAMGLVPYSVAGTGVVALIEGQPGGPVVALRADMDALPIQELSDIPYKSTRPGVMHACGHDVHTTCLLGAARLLTEQRANFRGTVKLIFQPGEEVLPGGASLMIKDGVLESPTPSEILGQHVFPRLPVGQIGVRPGRYMASTDELYLKIKGKGGHGAMPELNLDPVLVAAHLIVAAQQVVSRRANPKMPSVLSFGKVIANGATNVIPDEVYIEGTFRTLDETWRDEAHVHLRQLCEGLAASMGAVCELEIRRGYPCLDNNPAVTARVRAAAEAYLGAENVIELDQWLAAEDFAYFSQAAPACFYRLGTRATDGRFAASVHTPIFDIDEQALSVGAGLMAWLTLQELAGPATA, encoded by the coding sequence GTGGTTCAGATACTAAAAGCACGTGCTGCCGCCCTGGCCCCCGAGCTATCGGCCCTGCGCCGCCACCTGCACGCCAACCCGGAGCTTTCTTTTCGCGAAATTGAAACCGCCGCGTTCGTGACCGAGCAGCTGCGGGCGATGGGGCTGGTGCCGTATTCGGTGGCGGGCACGGGGGTAGTGGCTCTCATTGAGGGGCAGCCAGGCGGCCCGGTGGTGGCCCTGCGCGCCGACATGGACGCGCTGCCCATTCAGGAGCTGAGCGATATTCCGTATAAATCGACCCGGCCCGGCGTGATGCACGCCTGTGGCCACGACGTGCATACGACCTGCCTGCTCGGCGCGGCGCGCCTGCTGACCGAGCAGCGCGCTAATTTCCGGGGCACCGTGAAGCTGATTTTTCAGCCCGGCGAAGAAGTATTGCCCGGCGGCGCATCCCTGATGATAAAAGACGGCGTGCTTGAAAGCCCTACCCCCTCCGAAATCCTGGGTCAGCACGTGTTTCCGCGCCTGCCAGTGGGGCAGATTGGCGTGCGGCCGGGCCGCTACATGGCCAGCACCGACGAATTGTATTTGAAAATCAAGGGGAAAGGCGGCCACGGCGCCATGCCCGAGCTTAACCTCGACCCCGTGCTGGTGGCGGCCCACCTCATTGTGGCGGCGCAACAGGTAGTTAGCCGCCGCGCCAACCCCAAAATGCCCTCGGTGCTAAGCTTCGGCAAGGTTATCGCCAACGGCGCTACCAACGTCATTCCCGACGAGGTGTACATCGAAGGCACTTTTCGCACGCTCGATGAGACGTGGCGCGACGAGGCCCACGTGCACCTGCGGCAGCTGTGTGAAGGCTTGGCGGCCAGCATGGGCGCGGTGTGCGAGCTGGAAATCCGGCGCGGCTACCCCTGCCTCGACAACAACCCCGCCGTGACGGCCCGCGTGCGCGCCGCCGCCGAAGCCTACCTGGGCGCGGAAAACGTGATTGAGCTGGACCAGTGGCTGGCGGCCGAGGACTTTGCCTACTTTTCGCAGGCCGCGCCGGCCTGCTTCTACCGCCTCGGCACGCGGGCCACCGACGGGCGCTTTGCCGCCTCGGTGCACACCCCCATTTTTGATATCGACGAGCAGGCGCTCAGCGTGGGCGCGGGGCTCATGGCCTGGCTCACGTTGCAGGAGCTGGCCGGGCCTGCTACTGCTTAA
- a CDS encoding 2-deoxyribose-5-phosphate aldolase (catalyzes the formation of D-glyceraldehyde 3-phosphate and acetaldehyde from 2-deoxy-D-ribose-5-phosphate): protein MNLAATLDHTLLRPDCTEAQIVQLCQEARIHGFASACVPPCYVPVAARELSGSGVAVCTVIGFPLGYSSSRVKFREAEIALAEGATELDMVLNVSLLKSGQLDAVRAEIEDLTDLAEVRDALLKVIIETALLTEEEMETAARLCAEAGAHFVKTSTGFASRGASVADVELLRRVLPPHVRIKASGGIRTRAQALAMLAAGADRLGTSNSLAILQEDESPLS, encoded by the coding sequence ATGAATCTCGCTGCCACTCTCGACCACACCCTGCTGCGCCCCGACTGCACCGAAGCCCAGATAGTGCAGCTCTGCCAGGAGGCGCGCATTCACGGCTTCGCCAGCGCCTGCGTGCCGCCGTGCTACGTGCCGGTGGCCGCCCGCGAGCTGAGCGGTTCGGGCGTGGCGGTCTGCACCGTTATTGGCTTTCCGCTGGGCTACAGCAGCTCGCGGGTGAAGTTCCGCGAAGCGGAGATTGCGCTGGCCGAAGGCGCTACCGAGCTGGATATGGTGCTGAACGTGTCGCTGCTCAAGTCGGGCCAGCTTGATGCGGTGCGGGCCGAAATCGAAGACCTTACCGACCTGGCCGAAGTACGCGACGCGCTGCTTAAAGTCATTATCGAAACCGCCTTATTGACGGAGGAGGAGATGGAAACCGCTGCCCGGCTCTGCGCCGAGGCCGGCGCGCACTTCGTGAAAACCAGCACCGGCTTTGCCAGCCGGGGCGCATCGGTGGCCGATGTGGAGCTGCTGCGCCGGGTGCTACCCCCCCACGTGCGCATCAAGGCCAGCGGTGGCATTCGCACGCGGGCGCAGGCCCTGGCCATGCTCGCGGCCGGGGCCGACCGCCTAGGTACGTCTAATAGTCTGGCTATCTTGCAAGAAGATGAATCTCCGCTTTCGTAA
- a CDS encoding ferredoxin--NADP(+) reductase: MSAVISTDICIIGAGPVGLFAVFEAGLLKLRCHVVDALPQPGGQLSEIYPKKPIYDIPGYPEILAGDLIDNLMKQIEPFHPTFTLGERVERFAKLDDGSFQLYTTDGTEVQCKAVAIAGGLGSFEPRKPAVENLERFEGGKGVHYMVRDPEHFRDKKIVIAGGGDSALDWTNFLANVASEVTLVHRGTTFRGAADSAEKVKNLHEAGKIKLVLSSNVTHLHGNGHLQQVTITGNNGEAETVPLDAFVPLFGLTPKLGPIGDWNLDLTDDAIVVNTEDYSTSLPGVYAIGDINTYPGKLKLILCGFHEAALMCQGAFKYIYPDKKYTLKYTTVNGAPSF, from the coding sequence ATGTCTGCTGTAATTTCCACTGATATCTGCATCATCGGGGCTGGCCCGGTGGGGCTATTCGCTGTTTTTGAAGCCGGCTTGCTCAAGCTGCGCTGCCATGTGGTCGATGCCCTGCCCCAGCCGGGCGGGCAATTGTCCGAGATTTATCCGAAGAAGCCGATTTACGACATCCCCGGCTACCCCGAGATTTTGGCCGGCGACCTCATCGATAACCTGATGAAGCAAATCGAGCCCTTCCACCCCACCTTCACGCTGGGCGAACGGGTCGAGCGCTTTGCCAAGCTCGACGACGGCTCGTTTCAGCTCTACACCACCGATGGCACCGAGGTGCAGTGCAAGGCCGTGGCCATTGCGGGCGGCCTGGGCTCGTTTGAGCCGCGCAAGCCGGCCGTCGAGAACCTGGAGCGCTTTGAGGGGGGTAAGGGCGTGCACTACATGGTGCGCGACCCCGAGCACTTCCGCGACAAGAAAATCGTGATTGCCGGCGGCGGCGACTCGGCCCTCGACTGGACCAACTTCCTGGCCAACGTGGCCTCGGAGGTGACGCTCGTGCACCGCGGCACCACCTTTCGCGGCGCCGCCGACTCGGCCGAGAAGGTCAAAAACCTGCACGAAGCCGGCAAAATCAAGCTCGTGCTCAGCTCCAACGTCACGCACCTGCACGGCAACGGCCACTTGCAGCAAGTGACCATCACGGGCAATAACGGCGAGGCCGAAACCGTGCCGCTCGATGCCTTCGTGCCGCTTTTTGGTCTCACGCCCAAGCTCGGCCCCATCGGCGACTGGAACCTCGACCTCACCGACGATGCCATCGTGGTGAACACCGAGGACTACAGCACCTCGCTGCCCGGCGTGTACGCCATCGGCGACATCAACACGTATCCGGGCAAGCTCAAGCTCATCCTCTGCGGCTTCCACGAGGCCGCGCTCATGTGCCAGGGCGCGTTCAAATACATCTACCCCGACAAAAAATACACCCTCAAGTACACCACCGTTAACGGGGCACCTTCTTTTTAA
- a CDS encoding deoxyribonuclease HsdR, giving the protein MLGLFTSAVLGGGVAVGGYKLLESEPGNVALTTVASDPQVRYTSAMRSTAYAAPEGLNFVAAAAAVTPAVVHVMTEYKAEPQQAQSRMQMDPFLRQFFGDQFDGQSRGQREPQGGGEGSGSGVIIAANGYIVTNNHVIDKASKITVVMDDKRKFDAELVGADPSTDLAVLKVKADNLPFVKYGNSDDVKVGQWVLAVGNPFNLNSTVTAGIISAKGRSIGILSRDQAAGVESYLQTDAVVNPGNSGGALVNTSGDLIGINSAISSHTGSFEGYAFAVPSAIVSKVVDDLLKYKVVQRALLGVRIQEVDAKLASEKKLNTLNGVYVQGLGEKSAAAAAGLKIGDIITDINGVSVNTASQLQEQVSRFRPGDKIKVGYLRNGSKENTNATLFNASNTTAVVKELPADAGISYEGAKVSPVAARLQNALGIEGGAQISGIKGSNFKETGMADGFIITRIDKNVVRKPADVQAYLDQAKDNSGALVEGVYPDGRKAYYPIGRE; this is encoded by the coding sequence ATGCTCGGCCTGTTTACCTCTGCCGTGCTAGGCGGGGGCGTGGCCGTGGGGGGATATAAGCTGCTAGAATCTGAGCCGGGCAACGTGGCTCTCACGACAGTTGCTTCTGACCCTCAAGTTCGTTACACCTCGGCCATGCGCAGCACTGCTTACGCCGCGCCCGAAGGCCTCAACTTCGTGGCGGCTGCCGCGGCCGTGACGCCCGCCGTAGTGCACGTAATGACTGAATATAAGGCCGAGCCGCAGCAGGCTCAAAGCCGCATGCAGATGGACCCCTTCCTGCGTCAGTTTTTCGGCGACCAGTTTGACGGGCAATCGCGTGGCCAGCGCGAGCCGCAAGGTGGTGGCGAAGGCTCGGGCTCGGGCGTGATTATCGCGGCCAACGGCTACATTGTGACCAACAACCACGTGATTGATAAAGCGTCGAAAATCACGGTAGTGATGGACGACAAGCGCAAGTTTGACGCCGAGCTGGTGGGTGCCGACCCCAGCACCGACCTGGCCGTGCTGAAGGTGAAGGCCGATAACCTGCCCTTCGTGAAATATGGCAACTCGGATGATGTGAAGGTGGGCCAGTGGGTGCTCGCCGTGGGTAACCCCTTCAACCTGAACTCGACCGTGACGGCCGGTATTATCTCGGCTAAGGGCCGCAGCATTGGTATTCTGAGCCGCGACCAGGCTGCCGGTGTCGAGTCGTATCTCCAGACCGATGCCGTGGTGAACCCCGGCAACTCGGGCGGCGCGCTGGTGAACACCAGTGGCGACCTCATTGGCATCAACTCGGCTATCTCCTCGCACACGGGCTCTTTTGAGGGCTACGCTTTCGCCGTGCCCAGCGCCATCGTGAGCAAAGTGGTGGACGACCTGCTCAAGTATAAAGTAGTGCAGCGTGCCCTGTTGGGCGTGCGCATCCAGGAAGTAGATGCCAAACTGGCTTCGGAAAAGAAGCTTAATACCCTGAATGGTGTGTATGTGCAGGGCTTGGGTGAAAAAAGCGCTGCCGCCGCCGCTGGTCTCAAAATCGGCGATATCATCACCGACATCAACGGTGTATCGGTGAATACCGCTTCGCAATTGCAGGAGCAGGTATCGCGCTTCCGCCCCGGCGACAAGATTAAGGTGGGCTACCTGCGCAATGGCAGCAAGGAGAATACCAACGCTACTCTCTTCAATGCCTCTAACACCACGGCCGTGGTGAAGGAGCTGCCCGCCGACGCTGGCATCAGCTACGAAGGTGCCAAGGTGTCTCCGGTAGCGGCCCGCCTGCAAAACGCGCTCGGCATCGAAGGCGGGGCCCAGATTTCGGGCATCAAAGGCAGCAATTTCAAGGAAACCGGCATGGCCGACGGCTTCATCATCACCCGCATCGACAAGAACGTGGTGCGCAAGCCGGCCGACGTGCAAGCCTATCTTGACCAGGCCAAGGACAACTCAGGTGCTTTGGTAGAAGGTGTTTACCCCGATGGCCGCAAGGCTTACTACCCCATCGGCCGCGAATAA